The following coding sequences lie in one Primulina huaijiensis isolate GDHJ02 chromosome 2, ASM1229523v2, whole genome shotgun sequence genomic window:
- the LOC140967430 gene encoding reticulon-like protein B11 isoform X2 — protein MGDSRQFSVHLALGGGAVADLLLWKKWTQSVAFLVGSTALWFLFERAGYNLLSFVSNVLLLLVVILFLWAKSASLLNRPLPPLPNLEVSEETVVQAADEMRVWVNFALSIARDIAIAGNLRLFSQVATGLLIISYVGSLFNFLTLLYIGVLLSLSLPVLYNKYQIPIDEKLNVAYDVARIQYQKIADMMLSKSPLSSNKEKKIQ, from the exons ATGGGAGATTCGCGACAGTTTTCTGTTCATCTCGCACTCGGCGGTGGTGCAG TTGCTGACCTGTTATTATGGAAGAAATGGACACAGAGTGTTGCTTTTCTTGTGGGTTCAACTGCCCTGTGGTTTCTGTTTGAAAGAGCTGGATACAATTTACTGTCATTTGTGTCGAATGTTCTATTGTTACTTGTAGTAATCTTGTTCTTATGGGCTAAATCTGCATCACTTCTTAATAG ACCTCTGCCACCTCTCCCAAATCTTGAGGTTTCCGAAGAGACTGTTGTGCAGGCTGCTGATGAGATGCGAGTCTGGGTAAACTTTGCATTGTCAATTGCACGTGACATTGCGATTGCTGGAAATCTTAGACTCTTTTCTCAG GTTGCTACAGGCCTATTGATTATTTCTTATGTTGGTAGTTTATTCAACTTTCTGACTTTGCTCTACATTG GTGTTCTTCTTAGTCTGTCACTCCCTGTTTTGTACAACAAGTATCAAATTCCAATAGATGAAAAGCTGAATGTTGCATATGATGTAGCTCGAATACAATATCAAAAAATTGCTGACATGATGCTGAGCAAGAGTCCACTGTCTTCAAACAAGGAGAAGAAAATCCAGTAG
- the LOC140967430 gene encoding reticulon-like protein B11 isoform X1: MGDSRQFSVHLALGGGAVCDAVADLLLWKKWTQSVAFLVGSTALWFLFERAGYNLLSFVSNVLLLLVVILFLWAKSASLLNRPLPPLPNLEVSEETVVQAADEMRVWVNFALSIARDIAIAGNLRLFSQVATGLLIISYVGSLFNFLTLLYIGVLLSLSLPVLYNKYQIPIDEKLNVAYDVARIQYQKIADMMLSKSPLSSNKEKKIQ, translated from the exons ATGGGAGATTCGCGACAGTTTTCTGTTCATCTCGCACTCGGCGGTGGTGCAG tttgTGATGCAGTTGCTGACCTGTTATTATGGAAGAAATGGACACAGAGTGTTGCTTTTCTTGTGGGTTCAACTGCCCTGTGGTTTCTGTTTGAAAGAGCTGGATACAATTTACTGTCATTTGTGTCGAATGTTCTATTGTTACTTGTAGTAATCTTGTTCTTATGGGCTAAATCTGCATCACTTCTTAATAG ACCTCTGCCACCTCTCCCAAATCTTGAGGTTTCCGAAGAGACTGTTGTGCAGGCTGCTGATGAGATGCGAGTCTGGGTAAACTTTGCATTGTCAATTGCACGTGACATTGCGATTGCTGGAAATCTTAGACTCTTTTCTCAG GTTGCTACAGGCCTATTGATTATTTCTTATGTTGGTAGTTTATTCAACTTTCTGACTTTGCTCTACATTG GTGTTCTTCTTAGTCTGTCACTCCCTGTTTTGTACAACAAGTATCAAATTCCAATAGATGAAAAGCTGAATGTTGCATATGATGTAGCTCGAATACAATATCAAAAAATTGCTGACATGATGCTGAGCAAGAGTCCACTGTCTTCAAACAAGGAGAAGAAAATCCAGTAG